The sequence below is a genomic window from Leptotrichia trevisanii DSM 22070.
AATACTATAACTGGACTTAATATTGGTGATGTCTGTATAAATATACCAACCAGAAGTGCTAATGAATATCCAATTACAACTCCAATTATACCTCCAAAAAATGTTAAAATAACTGCTTCTATAAGGAACTGGATAAGAATATGCCCTGTTTTTGCTCCAATGGCCTTTCTAAGTCCAACTTCTCTTATTCTTTCAGTAACACTTACAAGCATTATATTCATAACCCCTATTCCACCGACAAATAGTGAAATAGCAGCAACTCCGCTTATGAAAAGTGAAAGCATATTAAGAATGTTATTAAATTGATCCAGCCCTTGACTTGTTGAATATACATTGTAAATATTAGGTTCACTTCCCCTTGTTTTCAATAAATTTTTTACCACTTCCATTACTCTGTTCATTTCGTTGGCATCTCTTGCCTTTGCCTGTAATGCCATAAATTTCTCTTGTTCATTTCCTTCCAGATAATTCAAGTAATTATTGGGAAAAAGTGCTAAAGCAGCCATTCCATCTCCACCACCACCTAAACTAGCAAACGGATTTTTAAATACTCCAACAATTGTTACAGTTTGACTATTTTTTTTAAAGTTTAAAATCATTTTTTTCCCTATAGGATTTTGTCCAGGATATAATTGATCCGCCGTTGTACTGTCAATCATTATATATTTTCCATCTTTTCTGTATTCGTTTGGCAAAAATTTTCTTCCCTTTATTACTGTATAGTTTGACATTTTAAAATAATCTTCTGTCACTCCTGTACCTGAAAGCATCATATCCGAGCCATTGCTCAGTGATATTCTGGCATATGTACTTGAAGTCGGGGTAACAGCTTCAATACCATCTATACTTTTTATTCTTTCAATATCCTTTTTTGTCAATAAATCATATGATTTATAAGTCTGTCCTGGAGAAGTATCAATTGAAATTTGAAAATTCGATACTCCCAGCTTATTTAAATCTCCAGTAATATTTTCCTTAACTCCTGCTCCTAATGAAGACATCATTATAACCGAAGATATTCCGATTATTATTCCAAGCATTGTCAAAAAGGAACGTACCTTATAGCTAAATAAATTTGATACTGACAATTTTAGTAATTCCATAAAATCCATTTACACTACACTCCTCTCCGATGCTGAACAATTTCATCCTTTTCTATTACACCGTCTTTTAATCTGATAATTCTTTTACAATGTTCCGCCACATCTTCCTCATGTGTAACCATTACTATTGTTGTTCCATTATCATTCAGTTTTTTAAAAATCTCCAGAACCTCTTCCCCTGATTTTGAATCCAGATTCCCAGTCGGTTCATCTGCCAGAAGGATTTTCGGGTTATTTATTATTGCCCTTGCTATTGCTACCCTCTGTCTTTGTCCTCCTGACATTTCATTAGGCTTATGATGGATTCTTTCACCTAATCCCACACTTTCCAATGCTTCTGTTGCTCTTTTTATTCTTTCTGCTTTTTTTACTCCTGCATAAAGGGCTGGGAGAGCTACATTTTCTACAGCCGTCATTTTGGGCAATAAATTAAAAGTTT
It includes:
- a CDS encoding ABC transporter permease, which codes for MDFMELLKLSVSNLFSYKVRSFLTMLGIIIGISSVIMMSSLGAGVKENITGDLNKLGVSNFQISIDTSPGQTYKSYDLLTKKDIERIKSIDGIEAVTPTSSTYARISLSNGSDMMLSGTGVTEDYFKMSNYTVIKGRKFLPNEYRKDGKYIMIDSTTADQLYPGQNPIGKKMILNFKKNSQTVTIVGVFKNPFASLGGGGDGMAALALFPNNYLNYLEGNEQEKFMALQAKARDANEMNRVMEVVKNLLKTRGSEPNIYNVYSTSQGLDQFNNILNMLSLFISGVAAISLFVGGIGVMNIMLVSVTERIREVGLRKAIGAKTGHILIQFLIEAVILTFFGGIIGVVIGYSLALLVGIFIQTSPILSPVIVFVCIFVSTMIGLVFGVYPAKKAAALEPMEALRTD
- a CDS encoding ABC transporter ATP-binding protein, encoding MIKVSDIVKIYKNGSMELKVLKGLNLSVSEGEYVAFMGPSGSGKSTLMNILGCLDSLTSGTYILDNQDVSTIKGNALAEIRNKKIGFVFQTFNLLPKMTAVENVALPALYAGVKKAERIKRATEALESVGLGERIHHKPNEMSGGQRQRVAIARAIINNPKILLADEPTGNLDSKSGEEVLEIFKKLNDNGTTIVMVTHEEDVAEHCKRIIRLKDGVIEKDEIVQHRRGV